A genomic stretch from Cyprinus carpio isolate SPL01 chromosome A12, ASM1834038v1, whole genome shotgun sequence includes:
- the LOC109058436 gene encoding transmembrane protein 106B-like has product MSQNNHGEKRRLSKWLDYGSINGEGQTDPCPTCQGTGRIPRGQENQLVAVIPCSDQRLKPHHTKLYVFISVGLCLLICSLILFFLFPRSMDMSAVELKSSMVYFTPDKVKIVITHEMNLTNQNFVSITAANLSVQSFIFETVVGNNKFPNVTILPPRSQKTIKVIANIVIEDSGLNNYCKSQSIQIHTLFLHLQLTIKVSYLSHSEQMSTDAYEYIDCGVNSTVPHHFPLL; this is encoded by the exons ATGTCCCAGAATAATCATGGAGAGAAACGGAGGCTTTCCAAATGGTTGGACTATGGCAGTATCAATGGAGAAGGACAGACGGATCCATGTCCTACCTGTCAGGGCACAGGACGCATTCCGAGAG GTCAGGAGAACCAACTTGTGGCAGTCATTCCTTGTAGCGACCAAAGGCTGAAACCTCACCACAC GAAGCtgtatgtgtttatatcagtGGGGCTTTGCCTCTTGATCTGCTCACTGATCCTGTTTTTCCTCTTCCCACGGAGTATGGATATGTCAGCTGTGGAACTAAAGTCATCTATGGTCTATTTCACTCCAGATAAAGTAAAAATAGTGATCACG CATGAAATGAACCTCACCAACCAAAACTTTGTCAGTATCACAGCTGCTAATCTTAGTGTGCAGTCATTCATCTTTGAGACGGTGGTTGGCAACAACAAGTTCCCCAATGTCACCATACTGCCTCCTCGATCACAGAAGACG ATTAAAGTTATAGCCAACATTGTTATTGAGGACTCTGGCCTTAA TAATTACTGCAAGTCACAGTCCATTCAGATTCACACCTTATTCTTGCATTTGCA ACTGACTATCAAAGTCTCCTACCTGTCCCATTCAGAACAGATGTCTACAGATGCCTATGAGTATATTGACTGTGGCGTGAATTCAACTGTGCCTCATCACTTCCCTCTGCTTTGA
- the LOC109056748 gene encoding ADP-ribosylation factor-like protein 4D, whose translation MGNQLTEIAPNTPFLPNFQSIHFVVIGLDSAGKTSLLYRLKLKEFVETIPTKGFNTEKIKVPVGNGRAITFQAWDVGGQEKLRPLWKSYTRRTDGMVFVVDSTEVERMEEAKVELHKITRTSENQGVPVLVLANKQDLPVALPVSEVEKVLAVHELSASTLHHVQGCSAVDGQGLQLGLEKLYDMILKRKKMVKHSKKKR comes from the coding sequence ATGGGAAACCAGCTGACAGAGATTGCCCCCAATACACCGTTCCTGCCTAACTTCCAGTccatccactttgtggtcattggTTTGGACTCTGCAGGCAAAACCTCGCTTCTCTACAGACTGAAGCTGAAGGAATTTGTTGAAACTATCCCAACCAAGGGATTTAACACTGAGAAGATTAAAGTTCCGGTAGGAAATGGCCGTGCCATTACCTTCCAGGCGTGGGATGTGGGTGGTCAGGAGAAACTTCGGCCTTTGTGGAAGTCCTACACGCGGCGGACGGATGGCATGGTCTTTGTAGTGGACTCCACGGAGGTGGAGCGCATGGAGGAGGCTAAGGTGGAGCTGCACAAGATCACACGCACGTCAGAGAACCAAGGAGTGCCAGTGCTGGTGCTGGCTAACAAACAGGACCTTCCAGTCGCACTGCCTGTTTCTGAAGTGGAGAAGGTTTTGGCTGTACATGAACTGAGTGCCTCCACCCTACACCATGTGCAAGGATGCAGTGCGGTTGATGGGCAGGGGTTACAGCTCGGTTTGGAAAAACTGTATGATATGATCCTCAAACGAAAGAAAATGGTGAAGCACAGCAAGAAAAAAAGATAA